From Spirosoma aerolatum, one genomic window encodes:
- a CDS encoding DegT/DnrJ/EryC1/StrS family aminotransferase, whose translation MSQSEIAPKLAIHNGEKSITTTFPWPIYDEQDVQAVADIVRSGQWGNPDCAGAVAEFEQQFAAYCGTKYAISCVNGSVSLRLALMACGVRPGDEVIVPPYTFIATASVVLEANCVPVFVDIHPDTYNLDPAAIEAAITERTKAIIPVHFAGLPCDMDAILDIARQHKLRVIEDAAHGHGAEYKGRKLGSIGDAGSFSFQSSKNLTSGEGGMVITNDDALYETMNSLRNVGRLPSGQWYDHFNPGCNYRITQLQAVLLSEQLKRLEKQTHLRNENGLYLDSLLTDIAGITPLSRGPIDILHAYHLYIFRYDKSRFNQTSKQEFVKMLVAEGLPCSSGYPHPLYKQPVFQNKNWMCYAIPDSVDYSQTYCPVAERACADEAVWIFQQAMLGDRTDMESFAEAIRKVQRALNQ comes from the coding sequence ATGAGTCAATCAGAAATAGCCCCCAAACTAGCCATCCATAACGGTGAAAAGAGTATCACCACAACCTTTCCCTGGCCCATATATGATGAGCAGGACGTTCAGGCTGTGGCCGATATAGTACGATCTGGCCAATGGGGAAATCCTGATTGCGCCGGGGCTGTAGCCGAGTTTGAGCAGCAATTTGCCGCCTATTGTGGTACAAAATACGCTATCAGCTGTGTAAACGGGTCGGTATCACTTCGACTGGCGCTGATGGCCTGCGGAGTCCGTCCGGGCGATGAGGTGATTGTTCCGCCCTACACGTTCATTGCGACAGCCTCCGTGGTATTGGAGGCTAATTGTGTACCCGTTTTTGTGGATATCCATCCCGATACCTATAACCTCGACCCAGCCGCTATTGAGGCCGCCATCACAGAACGAACCAAAGCCATCATACCCGTTCATTTTGCGGGCCTTCCCTGCGATATGGATGCCATTCTGGACATTGCCCGTCAACATAAGCTGCGAGTCATTGAAGATGCCGCCCACGGCCACGGAGCTGAATACAAGGGCCGGAAACTAGGTTCCATTGGCGACGCAGGCAGTTTTAGTTTTCAATCGTCCAAAAACCTGACATCGGGCGAAGGGGGCATGGTAATCACCAACGATGATGCCCTGTATGAAACCATGAACTCCCTGCGGAACGTGGGGAGGCTTCCGTCGGGGCAATGGTATGATCATTTCAATCCGGGCTGTAATTACCGAATTACCCAGCTACAGGCAGTTTTGCTGAGCGAGCAGTTAAAGCGGCTGGAGAAACAAACGCATCTCCGCAACGAAAACGGACTATATCTCGACAGTCTACTAACCGATATAGCGGGTATTACGCCACTGAGCCGAGGTCCGATCGACATCCTTCATGCCTATCATCTTTATATTTTCCGGTACGACAAATCCAGATTTAACCAGACCTCCAAACAGGAATTCGTAAAGATGCTGGTGGCTGAAGGCCTACCCTGCTCGTCGGGCTACCCACATCCGTTATATAAACAGCCTGTTTTTCAGAATAAGAACTGGATGTGTTATGCCATCCCTGATTCAGTCGACTATTCGCAGACGTACTGCCCGGTTGCCGAACGAGCCTGTGCCGATGAGGCCGTCTGGATTTTTCAGCAGGCCATGCTGGGCGACCGAACCGATATGGAATCGTTTGCTGAGGCTATTCGAAAAGTTCAGCGTGCCCTTAATCAATAA